The following DNA comes from Mesoplodon densirostris isolate mMesDen1 chromosome 9, mMesDen1 primary haplotype, whole genome shotgun sequence.
CCTCAATGTGATGACAGCAATGTCCTTGAAGGCAGAGGCTTGAAGGGGAGAAATGGGAGGGCACTAGAAGCAGGCTGGATGCCCATGAACTCCAGGCTGAGGAGCTTAAATTAGGACCTGGAAGTAAGAGGGAGACATTGAGGACTCTAGTAGCCAGTGTGATGAGCTACCCAGGACCCCCTTCAGCAGGAGACTTGACAAGGAGAGCTGTCAACAGAGGTTCTCCAGCCATCAGCCCTTCCAGGGGTTGCCTCAACTGAAGGTGTTACCAAAGCAAACTTGTGTCTGCTTGCCCACGTGCAGTAAAGCCAacctactgacactgggttgtggtgaaggaaagtgctgTGTTTACtgcaggtgccaagcaaggagtccaggcagtTAGTGCTGAAAGGACCCGAACTCCCCACTGggtttcagggaaaggtttttaaagacaatgTGAGGGAAGGAGTTGCAGTGTGTGTGATCAGCTCCTGGACATTCTTCTTATTGGTTAGTGGTGAGGTAACCAGGAGTCAACATCTGCAACCTTCTGGTtctaaccagtctggggtctacgtgctttgggcagcatgcagttaacttctcccaacTTGTGGGGATTTCAGTATTTGCAAAACaactcaaaggacatggctcagaatattatctatagcctttgagaaggaactaaactatcattattttgtcttgcttgactattttccttagcttctgcattttctcacttctctgattaagtttactctttggaactcagagaaTAAGGCCTCAGAGGCTAAAGTTTTTTTACAAAGAAGAGGCAGAAGGAGAATGTGGGTGAAGTGATGTCTGCCCAGGGAAGACCCCATAGGGTCCTACTTGGTTACACGGGGAGATTCCTTGCCCAGCATTGCTGACTGACCAGGGTGGGGATTAAAAGATCTGGCCACTCAGTGCCCTGGGAGATAACTTTCAAGGGCCATTCTAGACCCAGAGCTCCTAGGGGTTCACCAAGGCTGCATTGGACCTGCTCACATCTCAGCTTCTCCCTGCATTCTCTCCTGCTTCCCCACCTCCACAGGCACAGATCCTAAAGGCCACCCCTAATAAACATCCTGCACCCTAGACTACACCTCAGAGCTTGCTTCCCAGTGGGCCTGACCTGCTGCAAATGTTTAGAGCTGAGGTGCAACACAATTAGatgttttataaagaaatattaaagtggCAATGAGGAGTGGGATTATAAGGGTTACAAGCATGAGATTTAACTCTTAAAACTGACAAGAGGTAATGAGATGCCAAATGAGGGTAATGTGCACAAAAGAATCAAACAGGAGGAATATGCCAAAACTGAATcctcagaaggctctgtgactgGTTTGGAGAAAAGAGGGGAGGATCTGGAAGTGTTCAACTTGTGTTCTAGACATGGTACCATCAggagaaaatgagaaacagaggAAAGGACAGAGCAGGGATGTGAGGGCACCACAGCAGTCATGGTGATCTAGCAATGCTGGAGGCACATCCACAAGCAGGTGTCTGTTAGTCGGTGGAAAAAGGAGGCtaaaatgggaaggaaaataaGGCAGAGACAAAAAATAAGAGAGTCATTCtcaaaaatgataatatttgattTTGCAGAAAAGGGAGCAACACATGTGAGAGAAGACCAGCtctttggggatttttgcatttaCGAagcaagaggaggaagaggggcaggaaaagaaaaggactggGAGAGCCAGTGTCCCAGAATCCAGGGGGGCAAGTGAGATCCACGGTATCTAACGAGGAGGCTGCAGGCAGATGCATCAACCAGGTGCATGACAGGCAGGACCAGATTGGTGCCTAGAGAGGACGGTAACTTCAGAAAATATGCAGGGACTTGGGAAGGGGTCAGGATAACGGGGGCAAGAGCTGCTGCTGACAGTGAAGAATAAAGGTGCTTGGCAGTCAGACTTGTAGAAGGTTTGAGGGAAGATTCTCTtatagaaggaggaggagaaataaaTTCTTCAAACCTCCATTGCACAGCAAAGCAGTAAGACAAAGAACAAGCACTTCTCCTTTTCAGagccaccccccacacacacacacaagttaaaGGGGAGATCTGCTGGGGTGAGAGCCAAGGTAGGGTGCAGATGCCAGGGCCCGGGGTGCCCTGGTAGGTGGAGGCCATGCTCGTCCAGGGGAAGAAGAGCCATTCAGGGACAAAATTTGGGGTTTGTCAAAGGAGAGATTTGGAGCAACCACTGAGGATAGAGTAATtggcaaggagagggagagaattcAGGGAGATGTTGCAGTGGCTGTGACTTCCCTTGTAGAGACGGAATTCATAGAGAGATGTGAATAAAGTTTAGAATACCTTTAAAATTCAGTCTGTCTGATGTGACTAAGCCAAGATTGGTGCACTGGGGGACCCGGCATTTGCACTGACAGCTCAATGTCTGCTTTATTCTTAGGCAGAGGTGACAAGCCCTATGCAGAGAGAAGAGACTCATGTCCAGGAGGATGTGAATGGGAAGAGACAAACACAAGTTGAGGACTGACCTtccatagagagagagagaaagggatttGGTGTGTACAGTGGTGGGCAAAAGAAgctctgtgtttttctctttctttttatggctgagtaataacccattgtatatatgtgtcacatcttctttatccattcatctgtcgatggacatttagcttgcttccatgtcctggctattgtagatagaatTGcaatgatgggaataaagacacagacctactagagaattgacttgaggacacgtggagggggaagtgtaagctgggaaaaagtgagagagtggcatggatatatatacactataaaatgtaaaatcgatggctagtgggaagcagccacatagcacagggcgatcagctctgtgctttttgaccacctagatgggtgggatagggagggagatgcaagagggaggagatatggggatatatgtatatgtatagctcattcaccttgttataaagcagaaactaacactccgttgtaaagcaattatactccaataaagatgttaaaaaaaaaacaaaaagaggtccTGTGTTTTTCTGCACATATGACATAAATGGATGATGGTCCACAGCCACACTTCACAGTGATGTAGAGACACGAAGACACAAGTTGTGTAATGATTGGAGGGGGTaactaatcctaaccctaaccctaaccctaagggAAAGTACAAATGATGGAGATTTTTGTATAGTGAAAAAAAGTGTGTGGGACCTGAGGACAAAATACCCACCTCAGGGATTCTCTAGAGAGTAAATCTAATGAAGTGTTTGTATATCAGCTGAAAACAGGGAGATGCTTAGAATCCTCCCTTTTAGCGTATAAACTAGTGGTCCTCAGACATGGCTGTCTGATCCCTTCCCTGAAATTACATCAGAAATATCTAATGCTGGGTCTAagaaacagtattttttaaagtcctcAGGTTATTTGACTATGCAGCTGAATTCGAGAACTACTGACATAAAATAGAAAGAATGGTAAGGTTTGGCAGTTAAGGTACTTTATATTAGGGTAGATATTATAATTTAGATGGAATATAATCATATAAAAAGAGAATATTCCATCCAGATAATTCCATCAAGAAACTCTATTTTCTCTATGAAAATATGTGAACAATAAGTATATGCAACGTACCCTCTGAATTCTTAGAATATTACAGATctcaaattcattaaaaattaaaaggaatggCTATAAAATGCCCTATCTTTAAGAATGTAAGTTTACTTCAATATTCCACACCTTAAATGTCATCATAGAGATACATACCCATTTAGTTTTTATTcctaagtgttaaaaaaaaaagaaaacaaaacaaaataacgaAGAAATATATTTCAACTTGGGAAGATGAATCAAGAATAGGATTTGATGTCACAGCCAAGATTACATGCTGGTCTTACCACTCATCAGCCTCCAGGATGCTTACCAAAATGCTTCATCTCTTTaagctccatttcctcatctacatAATGGACAGGGTGACACCACCTTGTGAGGAGTAAACCGGGCAGCAAAGGCAGAACAACTAGTACATCAAAAAGTCTACTTCCTCCTGCTCTTCCTCAAGGATTTACTTGCTGTGAGTCTCCCCCAGGTTTGTAGGGAAATTATTTCTAGAATTGATCATAGGTTTATACAACTTAAATGTCTTTATCATTATCATTGATCATGTAGATCAACAACATAATTATATGCAAAGATTCATGGTTAACACATACATCCATTTGGCCACCTGTCCACAATAAATGGTTCCTGTCAGCTCCCTGGCTACTCAGCTCTCAGTCTGTACttcttcactttctctttctcaaatAATTTGAAATCTAACGTGTACACAAGCAGAGTGTTCATTCCATTTGTGTGGAGCCAGATGATATCCAGAAACGGAACATACCTGTGTAGCCAGCACTCAATGGCAAAACAGAGCAGGGCCAGCACCTCAGAAGTCCCCTCATGTCTCGCTCAGCCAGTGACCACCATCTCCCATAAGGGTTCTAACGCATATGACCTTTGTCCGATTTTATACTTCATATAATTGGAACCACACAGTATGTCACCTTTTCTCTCAGGCTCCCTTTGCTCAACAGTTTGTTTGCAAGATTCATACTTTGCAATAAATCATACTTTGGTCAGAATAGGCCTGTTTTAGTGGTGAACCTTCAGTATTCACTAAGCTCTTCTAATTTGTTAGAACACAAACCCCAAACTCTGTCTCCCTCATGATGGGAAGCAGCTACCATATTTGCTTCAATATTTCAACCTTTCAACTCTAGCTATGTCCTTGGAGATCCCTTCCAAGGTTGGTGGTTAGCTGATGCTTTGAGAGTTTATAAGTAGATTTGTGGACACTCCTTCTTTTGTTATCTCCTTTCTGGGATGCCAACCTTCAATTTTCAGCTCTTCTGATAGTCCTaatctccttccttttgcatTGCACGCCATAATGACCATCACTTTCTGCTTGACCTCTAGTTTCTCAACTCTGTCCTCACTGAAAAGTCTCTTCAGGGGAACACGCCATTTCCTTCTTTCAATGGTCAAATGATCTCAGTAttcttcttcattcattttcaagTATTTACAAATAGttgggtttttaaaatgtttgttcagACTTTATTGTTTTTATCTGCTGAGGGTGTGTCTAATGCAGATCACTGCACTGTGAAATTGGAATCTTCCAGGTCTTTATTTCTAACCTGCCTCTTGAACAGTTTCTTTGGGATGACTCATACTCTTCACCTCACAAGTCCACGTGGCATCTTTTCTCCCCCATATGCcttcagtaaatataaaaattacacaaATCGTTTATCTACTTATTCCTTAAATTAATTAACACATACTCAGTGCCTAAATGAGTCAAAAACTGTCTGAAATTATGAAGCTGTAAAAGTGAGCGAGTCAGACACATTGTTGGCACATGGGGCTTACTTTTCTTTGACCTCATCCCTTACTTGATCTAATCATTAAGTTTTTTGATTCAAGTTGAAAGAACTCTGAAGTTGGTCCATATTTTGATAGTCTCATACCTGCTTAATTCTGAGCATTGTTGTATCTTGTGTAGACACTGAAAATGTCTTCTCTAAACCTCTaatcccctttcctctttcccaAAGTGAACTTTCTAGAGATAACTAACACCATACTACTTCCATTTTCTAAATCATTCAATTACTCTCCATTATTGACTTaaggataaaattaaataattagttGATCTATAAGAGTCTATGTGATTTATCCCTTTCCTGCTTATCTTTCTGCctccattttcattgttttttttttcttctacaaatttatttgttttatttattttatttttggctgtgttggttcttcgttgctgtgtgtgggcttttctctacttgcggcaactgggggctactcttgtttgctgtgcacgggcttctcattgtggtggctcctcttatTGCAGAAcccgggctctagaatgcagactccatagttgtggtgcacgggcttagttgctccatgacgtgtgggatcttccctgaccagggctggaacctgtttcccctgcacaggaggattcttaacaatttcaccaccagggaagccccttcattgtTTTTCTTACAAGCACTTTATACCAATCATATTCAGTTAGACTTTACCAAGAACAACACACGttctattatttttgaaaaaacatttcttatatttgcacattcttttccctgttattgGAAAGCTTTTATCCATAACAATAGTTCACTATGTGTTTACcttctaaaattgtttttttaaatttcaactcaTAGTCTTTCTTTTTTGAAGAACCAACCCCTCCCCTAAGTGAAATAACCTAGACTAAATGAGGGCTTCTGTCACATGTTATACATTCTCCACCATAGCCTGACCCTCTTACCTAGCATCTACTGGTTTAtattccaaaacagaaaaaatatccaAGGACTGCatcactttcatttctctttcttttgcagATAGCACAGAGCCTGGTCCATTCCCTAATTCATTgttaaggaaatataaaattggtataAAACACAGAAAGTCCCTTGCCAAATGTATCAGTCTCATCCAATTACTAGTTTTGATTTATTCATAAATAAGACACagaattaatttcaaaatatttacctgctatgtcatttttatttctctttatgttGGAATTTGCTGTAAGGTGATTTTTACATTTCTTCCAAGATTATCTATCTTGGACTCCAGCTGAGACTAGCCGAGCCGTGCGGCTGACAGCCCCAGATGGAGCCTGTGAGCGCCCCGGGGCACTCCTGGCCAAGGCCTGCAGGGAGCCACACCATGCGGGGAAGACACCTTGGGGAGCAGACATCTTGGGGTTCAGACCCTCGAAGGGTGCCAGAGCCAGTTGGGGATGTGATGCATCCCCATTCCCCCGACTCTTAGGCACAGCTTCTCAGGCCCCAGGCAGGGGGATGTTGGGTTTGCCTGACATGAAGTCCCCTGCGTTCAGAATTCATGAAGCCCTGGAGAGAAGTCTGGGGAAAGATTTATCTACATTTTGCTTATATACAGCTGTACCTCCCCCATGTTTCCAAGGAGTGCATCTTGAAGTCTTCTAGGATCTCCAGAGTGGAACTCACTGTGGTCAAGACTCTAGTTTGGAGGGACCAGTATACAGCAAACAGCAACAGTTCAACAAAGCAGATTGTTGTCCAGGCTGGACAGATTCAGCAGCAGGTCCAGGGACAGCCATTAATGGTACAGGTCAGTGGAGGCCAGTTAATCACATCAACTGGCCAACCCATCATGGTCCAGGCTGCTCCTGGTGGATAGTGTCAAACCATCATGCAAGTACCTGTATCTGGGACACAGGCTTTGCAGCAGATACAGTTGGTCCCACCCAGACAGACCCAGATCCAGGGTGAGCAGTCTATGCAGGTGCAGGGCCAGCAGGTCCAGACCCAGCAGATCATCATCCAGCAGCCCCAGACAGCCGTCACCACTGGCCAGATGCAGACACAACAGCAGATTGCTGTCCAGGGGCAGAAAATGGCACATACTGACAAAGGGCAGACCATCATCTATCAGCCAGTTAATGCACATGGCACCATTCTCCAGCAAGGCATGATCACCATCCCTGCACCCAGTTTGGCAGGAGCACAAATTGTTCAGACTGGAGCCAATACCAACACAACCAGCAGTGGGCAAGGGACTGTCACTGTGATACTACCAGTGGCAGGCAATGTGGTCATTTCAGGAGTGATGGTCATGATGGTACCTGGTGCTGGCTCTGTGACTGCTATCAAGAGCATCCTTCTTCCTGGGGCAGAGATGCTTGAAGAAGAGCCTCTCTATGTGAATGCCAAACAGTACCACCATACACTTAAGAGGGGGCAAGCCTGGGCTAAATTAGAGGCAGAAGGGAAAGTtccaagagaaagaaggaaatacctGCATGAGTCTCGGCACCATCATGCCATGGCATGGAAGCCTGGTGAAGGTGGatgatttttctctctaaagGAAAAAAGATAGTCCCCATATTCAGGATCCAAATCAAGCAGATGAAGAGGCTATGACACAGATAATCTGAGTGTCCTAACCCCAGGCCATGTGATGGAGCTGATCAAGGTCATGTTCCTCACACTACTTCCCACTGTTCCAAGGAAACTGATCAACTCTTCCAATAGGACACTGATGATTACATTCTGCCCTTTTCTACAGGACAGAAACCACTTAGCTTTTAATAAGTAGCTCAATATTATAATTGCAAGGGTGTCTGGCAAATTGAAGTTGCAAGCCTTTGTCTCACCCTTTCAGTCAGGACTTATTTCAGACTGTTGGTGACATTAACATTTCATGGATTGGGATGATGCAGGGGACCCATGTCAGCCCAGCAGTACCACACCTAGCACTTAATGATGACTGGTGATGCCAGCCAGCCATCTCAGCAGAGGAGAATGACTTTCTCAACCTAAACTGTAATCAGGGAAGCTGCAGTCCACTCCTTCACATGGATTCCAAACTGCACCCATCCCTCTGATGGGGGATCTTAGGCTGACTAATGGACACTTTGTATTCAGAGATGGTTTCTAGGCAAGGAAGCTCCATCTCATGATATGGAAACAATAAATTCTCTGAGAGACATTCATCTAATCTGTGGTAATAATAAGAATCTCTTCTACCCAGATGATAGGTTGGTATTTTTGGACTCCAGCTAAGAAAAAGCTAACTCTGGGGATAGACTGATAAAGGACTTAAGcactaaaaatataaattgctGAATCTCTTAGTGTTGACAAATTGTGGTCTGCTTGTCTGTTGACAGGTCATATGGACTGTAGTTCTTGCTGTGGTTACTTTTAAGACAATTTAGAGTGTACTGGACCTTGACACTGCCTTTCCTAAGTAGAGAACAAAATTATAGAACTTCTGTGCTGAAGTGCTGAGGACGTTTGTAGTTGAGATTTGGTCCTTGACAATTTCTGGAAAGCACTGTTCAATCAAGCTATCTTGGACATATCCCATGTTGCTTGCTAGAGCTTGAGGTGAATGTTAGCTTCACTCCTGTGCTTTGTGCTGACCCTGGAGAGTGAACATTCTCATTCTTCCCAAGGCAGCTGATACTTTGGTGCTAGTTTCCGTTTGTTTCCCCTTTTCTTCATAGACCTTGTGCGGAAAGGTTTTCACATTGCATCCATGTTCTGGGGATAAACTGCAGACTGGAAATAGAGATTCCTGCAGGGTCAGGAACAGGGCCACAACTCCCAGAGTGGGTTGTGCCTcagtcatttgtttcttttctagaTGTGGAACCCTGGGAGAACTAAGATGATATTTCAGAAGAGTCGCTgttggaaacaaagaaggaaaatataattcTTTTGAAGAACATTTGGGTTTGATTTAAATACCAAGAGTAGAGATTAGCTCTTTCTTTGATTTCACTCAAACCCTCTAAAGAAAACATCACAAAGGGAAATCATTGTAATGGTACAAAATAGAGGTACAGAGCTATGCAAAGAAAGCAGGAAGTGAAGTATCTCCCTAGTACTTTGAATCTAGTCATCTGTCCTGGCTTACAGATGTTAGGAGGGATTGATCTGTAGACTCACTAGAAACTTCTGGTTCTTTATGTGAGTTTCAGGTGTTAACTTTATTCAGTAAGCCCCAAGTTCTTCAGATGATGGATTACTAAAAGCAATGAAGAGTTTATATCTTTTGGTTTGTTTAGGAATCTTCAAGATGCAGAGTTCAGAAAGTGCCGGAGcccagctccagcgagtccaaGGATACCCAAGGGATGGATAGTGTTGAcgaaggaaataaatctattacacttcttaaagtatcagcattgcatgtttctctctGTCATGTCTCTCtttattgtttacaatcacaggtttatatattatagttgattacattaccaggtacgtgaccaaacaatcttagcacaatcaaacctcaaaatattctctaaagatttttttaaaaatatcccctagtttctagatgtcctattaaaatatttccccaagttcccattaatcacaggttatttcttactaatcaagccaagcagttatagaattattttaattgtagaagttggagctacttgttcttatttctcttcttgcatgggcaaccttttacaatggttccacgaaaatatttacaatataccctgcatgccctttcttgttgtttcctccaactgagacagtgttttaTCCCTATCGTAGCAACCAATTCTGCTCtaggcatttgcttttctataattaatcttcctttataatagaaccataaatttcctatgtcatcagaAACTCCGGTCTATGACCATAACTtcatactagagggtgtttttcataaaaatatccccttagttccaggctcttaattctttacccatttccctGGAGCTTTAGTGGatacttcccattctgtggtagtttcaggagggggagtcccagaggaatttttctttcacgtggagcaacatccccccaaaattgcccctatatgtaaatttattatcataaaacataacaacagagctgtagtccaccttcctggcatgGTGCTGCCTTGTAGTTTTGCCTTCcgttgcttcatgactttgtcatggtgcaatggctacAGGATGGCTTCCGACAAGAAAGAAATTCCTCAGACCTAATTTCTAGTACTTAAGTCAACAACCATTCTAAAATGCTATTTGTTTGTGTCTGTAAGTTTGTACATAGTAATACCAACCTCATAttgttgcagatttttttttcacgaGTTTGAGTTTGGTTTTATTTGAAATGAAATGCTTCAGTTGTCATTTTGTCATTTCCATTTCAGGTAGctcatgatccttttattgtggtCATTTTAACACATAATAACCCACAAAGTGGGGGTGAGGTTTGGATTTTTTTGTTACTAGAAGTTCTTTTATTCATTTGTCCTTGTGACTGTAGTGATGGCTTCATAGATGCAAAAAGggtgaatggatgagtgaataaCTCTTTTAATGCATAGTTATTTCATttcttgagtgttttttttttttgcaggataATTGTAAATGTATATACTTTAATTGCACTGGTACATTGAACATGTCAGTGTCCATACCACTGGACCAACAGCACTATTCTGAGTAATTGGTGCCTGATAATAATGTCTTGATTTTCCTTTGGGACTCAACTGTacatcagatttttttcccctcagctgTAGGGGGAGCACAGGTGATTGATCATTGATGTCATttcaattgttatttttttaaataaatttataaaatgcttaaaaaaaattatctatctTGCTGGGGTTtattggaaacaaaacaaaacaaaacaaaaatgcagtCATGTGTTACTTCATCAGGACATATTAATTGTAATCAGACTTGCAGGAATATTCTTCAGAGGGACCATAGGAAGGATGTAATCTATTGATGTTAATTATTCCCTATccacttttatttccttcttaagTGATCCTTTCAATTACACCTTTCCACAAATGCATTAATCTTCCAGTAGgtttcattttaatgttttctccaTTCATGATGTGAGCAGAATTTAAAGCTGAGAAGGAACTTAGAAATCATCTCAAATAGTGTTTCttaaacttaaaaatgtaaaccCCGTGGACACATGGTTGTGTGCCGGTGGGGCAGGAGGGCGGGGGCATCTGAAAAGTGATAAGAAAAATCTCTGTGAAATATCAATTTTCCCCAAAGTTTGCAGGGCAGGAAGTCAAGTGATTTTGTTTGCAACtaacttaaaaatcattttatattttaaatagtgtATATACTATGAATTAGAATGCCAAATTGACAATAGTTAATCAGAACATTTCAAAGAAGTCTGAATTTTCATTGGTTAATTTAGTAGGACGTCTTCTGTCATCCATTCATTCCTCTATGGCCTCAGGTATTTGAATGAAAGGGTTTGAGAAACAGTAATCTACCCGCTTTTGCAGAGATTAAAACATGCTCAAGGCAGTGTAAATTAGTGGGTGTCCTTCAGTGTTTTCACGACCTTGTCTAACCCTCTCTCCACTTTGTTTTGCTCGTTCTTGATGAGGCAGGCGTTCTCTAACTACTGTGGTACAGGGCAAGCTGTTCTTTCCTCTCAGGCTCTATTCCTGCACCTCATACGGTGCCAGGGACCCACTCATGGTGCTACATCCTTATTTCATACTAGAGAAAATTCTGGctcagagaaatttaaaattggGGAAAAGATTAAAATGTTAACGTGGAGCTAAGATCCAAACAACTCATCTAATTCCAaatcccacaccttttccagacTGCTTCCTCATCACAACTAAAATCCTTCTACAGAAACAGTAACCAGCAAGCTCTCGGTTTACACCACAACACTCGAGTGTTCATTGCAAGAGGGACTATCTCGGGTTACTGATTGAGAGAAGTGTCTACATCACCCTCCACCCCGGCCACAACAGCTCTACTCACAGGTGACAGGTGACACCTGGATTTGTATACTCTATACCCACAAATGCCAGATGAATATTTCCTGTTGAAATGAAGGACATCTGgcattcttttactttcttttttggaCCTTGGAATACTGTTCCCTGACTTTGCCTTAAAGGCTTTCTCTCTAATCCATGGGAATAGGATAAACATGAAATCTTTGGAGAATTCTGAGATggaatatgtttaaaataattgattaaggacttccctgttggtccagcagttaagactccacgcttccactgcagagggtgtgggttcgatccctggttggggaactaagatcccacatgccacacagtgcagccaaaaatcaataaataaagaaaaataataatggatTAAGCTAGCaattaaaaatctgtaaaatattctttgttttacttAATTTCCCCAAAATTTCTCATACTTATGTAGCAATAGAACTTTATTAAAAGAGCAAGTTCCTTAAAGAATAGTTTAATTTGCAATTATGAATTCATTTCTCTTGCTTAATATTGTAAAACATAACAATCTCTCCTGAACACATGCTAATAGTTAGCTTTAAAATTGCAAAATGATAATCTGCTTAATAAGCCCAAATTCTGGGTGAACTGACAGTTATATTCCTGAAGAGGATTAGTACAATCAGCTCTGCACAGGCAATCACATAACTTTTAGAAGTTGTGAAAATGCTCTGAATGCGAAgaacatttcatttaatttgcATGATCTAGTAAGTCCAGTCATTTGTCTGAAGTAGATTTTTTTAGGCTGTGCCAAACGTGGAGCTTCAGGGAGTTGGGCTGCTGTCAGGAGGAACTCACAGACTATTCTGTGGACAAGGGTCCCTGGGGAAACCCAGGAGGACAAATATGTCATGCTCTGTTGGTATAGCTAACAGAGACAAACATCACATGCCATTTATTTCTCCAGTTAGATCTATCTAGGTCTCCCATCAAACAGGAACTTTAGCTCCTGGATTATAGAGAGCCTGGCTTTCTGAATCATTCAGGTTACACTCTCAGGAGGAAGCAGAAACCGTGGCTCAAGTCTTAGAAAAGTTTCCTAGGTTTTACTGATGGAATGTGGTCTTGTGTGTTTAGAATAATATAGTTCTCATCTTCATTGCTTAGTGTCTCTGGATTGGATGAAATTAACTTAGAAAGGAGTGTGGATATAGCAGAGAATATGATTTTGAACTGATCCCTGGG
Coding sequences within:
- the LOC132496241 gene encoding nuclear transcription factor Y subunit alpha-like; amino-acid sequence: MQVPVSGTQALQQIQLVPPRQTQIQGEQSMQVQGQQVQTQQIIIQQPQTAVTTGQMQTQQQIAVQGQKMAHTDKGQTIIYQPVNAHGTILQQGMITIPAPSLAGAQIVQTGANTNTTSSGQGTVTVILPVAGNVVISGVMVMMVPGAGSVTAIKSILLPGAEMLEEEPLYVNAKQYHHTLKRGQAWAKLEAEGKVPRERRKYLHESRHHHAMAWKPGEGG